Proteins encoded together in one Octopus bimaculoides isolate UCB-OBI-ISO-001 chromosome 24, ASM119413v2, whole genome shotgun sequence window:
- the LOC106868271 gene encoding zinc finger protein 239 isoform X2: MEKKLNYKTQCKKIGFSETAHLRSHKYTQTSEKSHCDICGKLFNRKNIAVHKRSHTGEKPYQCDICGKTFSQSCAVIKHKRTHTGDKPYRCDICGKSFSESHNLSRHKRVHTGEKPFCCQICGTSFTLNHHLTRHKHTHTGGKPYQCVTCGKSFSQNVHLTKHKRIHTGEKPYCCVTCGKSFSRNDQLTNHIRTHTGERPYHCDTCGKSFSENSSLIKHSHIHHSKLIP, from the coding sequence atggaaaaaaagcTTAATTATAAAACACAATGTAAAAAGATTGGTTTTTCTGAAACAGCTCACTTAAGGAGTCATAAATATACTCAAACAAGTGAAAAATcacactgtgatatctgtggaaaattaTTCAATCGAAAGAATATTGCAGTTCATAAACGCAgccacacaggagagaaaccatatcagtgtgatatctgtggtaagacaTTCTCTCAAAGTTGCGCTGTAAttaaacacaaacgtactcatacaggtgacaaaccatatcgttgtgatatctgtggtaaatcattctctgaaagtcaTAATTTAAGTagacacaaacgtgttcatacaggagagaagccattttgCTGTCAAATTTGTGGTACATCTTTTACGCTAAATCATCATTTAACTcgtcacaaacacactcacacaggaggtaaaccatatcagtgtgttacctgtggtaaatctttctctcaaaatgttcacttaactaaacacaaacgtattcatacaggagaaaagccgtATTGCTGTGTTacatgtggtaaatcattctctcgcaATGATCAATTAACAAAtcatatacgcactcatacaggagagcggccataccattgtgatacctgtggtaaatcattttctgaaaatagttCCTTAATTAAACATTCGCATATTCATCACTCGAAACTCATTccttga
- the LOC106868271 gene encoding zinc finger protein 239 isoform X1, which produces MEGVNHLNTSKITVFANKDTASQTYSDEETLCDEMFTTKRISLHRKMCKYRCEICRKIFSSKQEVFTHRKTHNKKEKSCYCEICGKSFGNRSDLVIHKNSHNEEKPYHCEICGKAFFSNSKLTRHKIIHSGEKPFHCQICGKSFTQNSNLVIHKRIHTGENPFHCETCGKAFINNSSLTIHVRSHTGEKPYYCEMCGKSFVDNSNLTRHKRIHTGEKFFHCQICGKSFIENSKLTIHIRSHTKEKPYQCEICGRSFSVNSSRVVHKRVHTG; this is translated from the coding sequence ATGGAAGGTGTCAATCACTTGAACACTTCTAAGATAACTGTTTTTGCCAATAAAGATACAGCTTCACAAACGTACAGCGATGAGGAAACCTTGTGTGATGAAATGTTTACAACTAAACGAATATCTTTACACAGAAAGATGTGCAAATATCGTTGTGAGATCTGTAGGAAAATATTCTCCTCAAAACAAGAAGTCTTCACACACAGGAAAACACACAATAAGAAGGAAAAGTCTTGCTACTGTGAgatatgtggaaaatcttttgGTAATAGATCAGATCTTGTTATCCACAAAAATAGTCACAATgaagagaaaccataccactgtgaaatatgtgggaaagcCTTTTTTTCTAACAGTAAATTAACACGACATAAAATAATACACAGCGGAGAAAAACCGTTCCATTGTCAAATATGCGGAAAATCTTTCACACAGAATTCAAATCTTGTCattcataaaagaatacatacggGGGAAAACCCATTTCACTGTGAAACATGTGGAAAAGCTTTCATTAATAATTCAAGCCTTACAATCCATGTTCGtagtcacacaggagagaaaccatattactGTGAAATGTGTGGTAAATCCTTTGTTGATAACAGCAATTTAACAagacacaaaagaatacatactggGGAAAAGTTTTTCCATTGTCAAATATGCGGAAAATCTTTCATTGAAAATTCTAAGCTTACAATCCACATACGAAGTCACACTAAAGAAAAACCTTATCAGTGCGAAATCTGTGGAAGATCATTTTCTGTTAACTCCAGTCGTGTTGTCCACAAACGTGTTCACACTGGGTAA